GGAACGATTTTGTGGTGTTTGCATAGGGTGAATAAGATACCAAACAATCTGGTTCACTGGTAATAAGAAGAAAACGAGAGATTCAATTCCACTGAAGCTTTTAcacttattttgattttttaaatttcttttatattgcATCAAACTTAACCATAAGAACAAATTAGAGCCTTAAAACCTAGCAATGTGTTTAGAAAAATGCTTAGTGAAGTGGTaggtttaagaaaaaaataggtGAATGTACTTAAGAGGTCCCTCTATTATAGGGACCTCATCAATATAGCCTCTCTACTATTATATGGATCAATTAAGTctctatactattaaaaagaatcaaacaaggccaaattgaaatagagttaacatttactgttaaaaaaatcatttactGTTTAAGAGAgttgatatttttaagtttttatggTTCTATAAACAAAATCTTTTGTCTTCTGTTTGGAATTGAACAGCAATTGAAAAAATAAGTTTCAAGACATTTTTTACACTGTAAATGTTAACTTTGTTATTACAATTTAgacttttttgaatttttttaatagtatagggagtaaattgatccatttaatgaTAGAGAGACAAATTTGATCCAATCCCTATAATACAAGGATCTCCCAGgtactttaataaaaaaaaatgtaaatacaGAAACTTTAAATATAGCTTTGCAGGTGAGTGTGGTACTTCCAAcatagaataaaattaataatggtCCAATGATGTACCTGATGCCATGAGCTTCACGATAAGTGTCCTTGAAAACTTGATTTCTGCTTGGCGTGCGCTAACTATTTTGCTCTACAGTTTCATTAAATCAATCAGGCCTCTAACATTTTACAATTActgttaaatgtttaaattccTAGTCTAAAATAGAAACCAGGGAATCACCCTCCAGTTTAGTGACAAAATCATGTTTGTGGAAATAAGAATGAAGATGGAACCAGTGGTTGATGAGTGGAAATTATCGGCATGAACCACAACAAACACTTGTAATATAACAAAGGAACAAATTCTTACCATTTCACTGTTAATGAACTCCAATATTTTATCAAACGTAGCTTGGTGCCTAAGTAGAAATGGACGGAGATGGCTCTTATACAAATGCTTGGCCCCCTGTTAGAGACCAATCAGTTATGAAGTGTATATTGTTCATCTAGTTGCATAtataaacaataacaaaaaaggaATATTCAAATACAGTTTGCAAAAAATACGGAATAACAGTATCTATTTTTTCGGTTTGACTTAAGAGTGCAATTATACCCTAATAAACATGGATACCCTTTTAAAATTGGTGCGTGCAGGATCAAAGTAATAAGCTATCCTATCTGTGAAACAGAAGCAAAAACTGAGCTTACATTGGAAGATGGAAGTTGAAGCCAAACTAGAAAAGCAAATTTTGCATGATTGTAGAGAGGGAACCTGAGGAAACAAACAAAATGAACTTCCTTATAACACTTGAAAGAGAATGCTTTAAACCTAGAAATAAGCAAGAACCAGCACCAAAAGAAATAATCAGTAAATCCAAACATTGATCAAccatatatgtaataaattagTTGTATAAAAAGTGTAGCAAGAACAATTCATTATGGAACTTTAATTCTGATAGTTCACTTGTAAATATGAAGCAAAAAACcgaacaacataaaaaaaagaaaggtaaaatgatctcTCTAGTTCCTCTCAATTTCGAAAGTGAGCAATTAAGGACAACTAATCATTATGTTTACATCGTCtatcaattgtacataattttgattggtataataacaaatttagctcttgATGTTTACACATTCTGTCAATTTGTTaatgattaaacaaatttagcCTGCAACATTTGTTGAATCTTTCAGAATCtagaccaaattgacaaaacatgtaaacatcgagagctaaatttgttattataccaatcaaaattatgtacaattgactGAAGACATTAATGATGTGATTGATTGTCCTTAATTGCTCACTTTCGAAAttgatagggattaaattgctctGATTTTTTTAGAAGGACCAATTTGCGcaatttcaaatttgagaaGGACTGGAGAGgtctttttaccaaaaaaatccaTTCCTGCAACAATTAAGTTTAAGAAAAGGTACCAGGAGAGGATTTTGTCAGCAAACACTTCAGCAACACTAAAAGATCCATAAACtgcaaacaaaaaataagaacttcTGTGAAACGTAAAAACAGAGTTGAATAATGCATTCAAGCAACTTAATCAGTATGAACTTCATTAGCCCCAGCTTCAAGTAGACCAAATACTTTTGGATATGACATGATTACGGAAAACAAAGACAATACACACAAAAAGAAACATGAACACGACACAAAAATTTGAATGCGTCTAAATCTATATAACACATTATTAACTTCTCAAAATGTATcttaatatataatatctaaaacACATTAATAGCACAAGAAAACAAGGCAAGCAGGGCATGAAAAAATGGATAATCTAACTCCATAGTCCATCAGtagtacataaaaataaaatttgcataGGGTATATGCATCGGTGAAATGGCGATTTCATTGTGTGCTTTATCGTGCGTGTTTGTTCCCAACTATAACTTGTCCATCGGAAACAAAATCCAATAAAGAAGCCATCTTTTAGACAAtaatataattgaacaaattcaTGATGCATGTAAAACAGAGATAAGTTGAAAAATTGGAATAGCAGGGTAACCAGTCCAataaagaagccatttttgCTGCTCGTTTTGATCTTTGTTTTCAATCGCTTTAAAAGTCGAGTAAACTGGTATTACAGTCCCAACTGTAcaactatgaaataaaattaaaaaaaaaattagcaacaGAATCATAATCAATGGAGAAAAGATTTGACAAGTTTTTGACTAAGAGCTTACCATGCCGTTCGAACAACAATATTGGAACTAATTGGAGAGAAAAGCAGTTTTAATCCAACCTAGACAAATTCAATAACCAATTATTACTAACTCGAcataaattaaaccctaattgtTCTTAAcaatgattttcttttctttttaagttaaaCTAAGCAGACAGTACTAATTCTTAATTGAATGCAGAAAATGTAtaaactaaaccctaaattagctgataaataaccatttcaaacttGTTAacatagttaaatattaaaaataaattgcaaaacaaaaaagaaatgagagacCTCGCTCGGTAGATCCATAAAATTTTCTGGAAATTGGAGAGAGAGATTGGGTTTTGAAGGGAGATTGTTGAATTTGCAGAGTACAGTTGAAAGTTTGATGACTTCGATTGCGGTGCTTTAAAGAATTCCCTAATTCGAATTGGAAACTGGAGGACACACAATCAGAAGCAGGATTCAATAAGAAAATTCGTCTTTTTACTATGCCCCAGTCCTATAAATCTTcaaacttttgcaatttaatctcTTTGCTTTTATTTCCAGAAAGGGATAAAACAACTTTTAGCCTCTGTAGTTACAAACTTTTTCCAATTTGGTAGAACGCATAAAATCTCAAGTAATAATAAACGGGTTAATTTATCATTTGGTACCTGAATTTGACTCTAATGTTTAGTTTGGTGCTTGAGTTTTTGGTATTGCTACCAAAATGACCCGTAATTTTTATCATGAAAacacttgattttaaaattaaagtaaaaatattttgaatgaaCATAAAATGTAAATCAAATGCTTTTATGGGTAAAAATCAAAGGATAAAgacttatttaattataaaatagtttaaagaCTTATTTAAACAAAGTGGAGTAGTTTAAGGGCTTTTTAGTATATTAGCCAACTATCTTTTATGTTTAAGGGCTTTTTATAAGGAAGTCCCTATAGCTTAGTGGTAGAGCATCGGCCTTTGTAAATTGAAggtctttaaaatttttatatttatataatattttgttatttttctgttatatatttaaagtattatatttatataatattttagattttaatattaaagtaattttttgaCAAGTCACAAGTGTTCTtagagtaattaaaaataaatattaaaaaagatatatgacagtttattaaggttatatgtaaaaaacaaaaacaaaaaaaacacacaATTAATTATATCCTTGGAATCAATGATtataaaatttggaataaaatttgtaaagatAAAGGGTTAATCAAATACACATCAATTTATATTCACATAATCTCTGCCTCTACCTTTGTCTTGCTCTGCATATTTTGGCCTAGTTTAGCATTGTTGTTGCAGTTGTAAAATGTCATTTCTATCTTTATGAAGAAACAAGATAAATGAATGGATTACCAGATTGGACACCATGGACCCAAATTCAATGATAATTGATTGTTTATATCATTAAGCTCCCAAAGTCTTGGCcctgtaaaatttttaagggttagttcctttaaaaataatgaaattataagttaatacaaTGCATAAAACTAGGACACTTAAAAAGAATCTCTGGCTTCGCCTCTTCTCCAAAGAACGAATAGAGGATACCTATTTcagaaagaaaacaatgaaaccagtaaattcaaatttgatttcataggccaaagttaataaaatactatcaaTGCAACATTCCATGTGATCCCACAAACCTGAATCCGAGTAACATTCAACAACCTTGAGTCGGAAAAGCAAGCAAAAGAAGATGAGAAACAAAAAACgatggtaaaagtaccatggaggccctcTACTAgaagtcaaattgcattttgctccTTTTACTACAAGCTGGTCATTTGctatttgatctaatgtacagggactaatttgctcattttctaGTAAGAgtaaaatgcaatccaactccTAGTACAAAGGGAAAGTATGATAATTGTGCCAATAATTTAGCTAAAAAGCATTACAAACAGACATGATTTTCATCCCTAAAGGATTAAGTTGTACAAACTTTGTATTAAGAGGACATCAAAGATGCAAAAATGCTGTTATAGTATTGCATTTaacaatctaaaaataaaaacataataaataaagagatGAAGAATGGTTATTCTACAATGAATATGTATAAGAATAACCTGTTCACCATCATGAAACTGTTAACATACCTCCTGAATATACATGGCACTGAATGGGCATCAAAAACCAGATGACACCATGGAATGACATGTTCGAGTTCTTTCAAAGGAATGCCTCAACAGGTTCTCGTAGTTCTTTGCTTAAGCAGTCTAATGTTGCATAAATAGTCTCAGCTTTCGAGTGGGATCTGTCACTAGAGATAAAAGTATTAACTCCATTTTCCACAAAAACCCAACTGCAACCAGCAAACTTCTTGACTTTCCCTCTCATCTCCTTCCTTATCCTCCCCATCTCAGCCCAGTTACCTTCTGCAGCATAAATATTAGCCAACTGAACATAACGAGCCCCGTTATCTCCTTCAATTCTTAGTAGTATCTCTTCTGCTTCTTGGGCTAATTCCACATTTTTATTTACCCTACAAGCATTCAGAAATGCCCCCATAATAGCAGCATCATGCTCTATCGGAATGGCTTTCATAAATGCCACAGCTTTGTCTAATCGGTTAGCCCTCCCATACAGATCAATCATACAAGCATTGTGGTCGTTCTCAGGCAATATCTTATAAACTTCTTTCATGGAATTAAAGTATTGTTCCCCGAGTTCTACTAAACCGCAGTGACGGCAAGCTGATAGAAGTGCAACAAAGGTAACAACATCGGGTTTGATTGCTTGATGCAGCATTTCCTCAAACAGCTGGAAAGCTTTACTTTCATGCCCATGGTGAGCATAGCCAGTCATCATAACATTATAAATGACTGAATCCTTAACCTTAACCATTCGAAACATCTTTTCTGCATATGCAATATTCCCGCATTTCGAGTACATATCGATCATAGCACTAAATAGCTTCTCATCCATTTCGATTCCCACTCTCAGCATAAAACCATGAGTCTGCTTTCCTGGATCCAGAGCAGCTTGTATGGCACAAGCACCAAGGACACTCATAAGTATCAAACCATCAGGAACAGTTGCTTCTTTGTCCCAATATTCACTCAAGAGTTGAAACACTGCATCACAATTCCGTGATTTGAGATAACCGGAAAATAATGCTGTCCACACCACAGAATTCTTCTCAGCCAATGAATCGAAAAGCCGCCGTGCTTCTACCATATTACCTTGAGATGAATAACCCACAATCATTGAAGTGACTGAAAACGAGTTGTTTCTCCCACTACACAAATGCATTAACTCTGCATACTTCATTTTACCACACTTGCAATAAAGATCAACGATGCCACTAATTACAAACAGATTCGAAATCAAACCATTCTTCAAAACCCACCCATGAACTTCCTTTCCAGCTTTCAAATTCTTCAATGTAGCGCAAGCACTTAGAACAGTTGTAAAAGTATGTTCATTCCATCTAAACCCATTCTCTCTCATCATAACAAACAACTTCAATGACTCTTCTAAATAACCATGTTGTTGATAACCTGAAATCAAAGTATTCCAAGATACAGCATCATTCAACTCAGGGTCTTTCCAAAAAAGTTCCAAAGCCATTTCCATCTCATTTTCTCTACAAAAAGCTGCCACCATTGCATTCTTGGAAACCAAATCAACCAACCCACACCCGCCTTTATAAACTTGAAAGGCTTCTTTAAAACACCCACATTTAGAATACATGTCAATGAGAGAACTCACAGCAAACCCAGTTTTGTCATTCCTTGTTTTCACCATAAAACAATGTAACTGAGCACCATAGCTCAATTTACCCAACTTCGCACTCAAGTTCAGTATTGTAGTTACTGTAAATTCGTCGATTTTTATCTTATCCTCACAAGCCGTTTGCATGTCGTAAAATAATTCAAGCGCGGGAGTTTCATACCCATCGGTGCTTACATAACCAGATAACATGGAATTATAAGTGACCAAGTCTTTCCGTGGTGCAGCATCGAATAAAGCACGCGCTTGAGTTAGGTTTTGGAATTTTATATAGGCGGATATGATTGTGTTCCAAGAGAAAACGTTTCGTTCTGGCATTTCATCGAACAGTTTTCGAGCTTCATGAATACGGCCATGTTTGGAATACAGATGAATGAGTTGATTGGATGTGAGAATGGGCAATGAAAAGCCAGCTTTGATTGATTGAACGTGGAATATTAAACCATCTCTCAACGACCTCATTCATGCAAAAACTGGAATGGGAAATCGGTATTCAAGTCTTCAACCAGAAACAGTGTCGAGAGAAAGGATATTGGCAACTAAACAAGGACCAAAACTTTACATTCAGGCTAGCGCAACAGGGCGGGAGTGGATCATGACACACGGACTTCCACCCTTGGGAACCAAGACCAGGTGGAGGGTCTATCtctctttccttttccttcaatGGCAAAAGTAACCCTGCTAGCAGTTgcactaatatatatatgctttccttcaaactttttttaacAGGAAAATACTTCGCCATGATTCCCactttgttttaagtttttttatatataaattaatcttGAACTTTCTTCTTACATTGGGataggggtgtgcataattcgggtaaaaccgaaaaaattcggttaaccgaccgaattcggttaatcggtcggttaaccgaatttttcgatcggggtcggttaattttttatgatttttggttaacggttaattcggttcgaaaccggtcggttaaccgaaaattttcgattaaccgaaaaaattaataaataaaattatccaacccaacccaaattcaattacccaacccaataaaactaaaactaaagtttacccaattacccaatccaataaaactaaactaaaagacaacccaatttactaaagtctaaaactcaatttactttaataatttataaattttttaaattttaaaaataaaaaataaaaaaattcgggtaattcgggtaattcgggtatttttcggtaattcggttaattcgggtaattcggttaattcgggtaattcgggtaattcgggtaattttt
The sequence above is a segment of the Gossypium raimondii isolate GPD5lz chromosome 4, ASM2569854v1, whole genome shotgun sequence genome. Coding sequences within it:
- the LOC105780029 gene encoding HVA22-like protein k translates to MDLPSEVGLKLLFSPISSNIVVRTACCTVGTVIPVYSTFKAIENKDQNEQQKWLLYWTVYGSFSVAEVFADKILSWFPLYNHAKFAFLVWLQLPSSNGAKHLYKSHLRPFLLRHQATFDKILEFINSEMSKIVSARQAEIKFSRTLIVKLMASVNQIVWYLIHPMQTPQNRSIEGPRQVDSSDTQSNSED
- the LOC105780027 gene encoding putative pentatricopeptide repeat-containing protein At3g18840, yielding MRSLRDGLIFHVQSIKAGFSLPILTSNQLIHLYSKHGRIHEARKLFDEMPERNVFSWNTIISAYIKFQNLTQARALFDAAPRKDLVTYNSMLSGYVSTDGYETPALELFYDMQTACEDKIKIDEFTVTTILNLSAKLGKLSYGAQLHCFMVKTRNDKTGFAVSSLIDMYSKCGCFKEAFQVYKGGCGLVDLVSKNAMVAAFCRENEMEMALELFWKDPELNDAVSWNTLISGYQQHGYLEESLKLFVMMRENGFRWNEHTFTTVLSACATLKNLKAGKEVHGWVLKNGLISNLFVISGIVDLYCKCGKMKYAELMHLCSGRNNSFSVTSMIVGYSSQGNMVEARRLFDSLAEKNSVVWTALFSGYLKSRNCDAVFQLLSEYWDKEATVPDGLILMSVLGACAIQAALDPGKQTHGFMLRVGIEMDEKLFSAMIDMYSKCGNIAYAEKMFRMVKVKDSVIYNVMMTGYAHHGHESKAFQLFEEMLHQAIKPDVVTFVALLSACRHCGLVELGEQYFNSMKEVYKILPENDHNACMIDLYGRANRLDKAVAFMKAIPIEHDAAIMGAFLNACRVNKNVELAQEAEEILLRIEGDNGARYVQLANIYAAEGNWAEMGRIRKEMRGKVKKFAGCSWVFVENGVNTFISSDRSHSKAETIYATLDCLSKELREPVEAFL